The segment AAAAAATTTTTAGGATTACAATTATGGCAGTTGTTTGGTTTAATTTTACTCTTAGTTTTAGGGTATCTTATTTTTCTAATAGCGAAAAGAATTGCCTTTTTTATATTAAGAAGAATTCAACAGCTAATAACTAAAAATTCAAATATAGAAGTAAATAAGGTACTTAAAAAGTTAGCGCACCCTATCAGTTTATTGGTTACAGTAAGTTTTATTGCTACTGTTTTCCCATCATTTCAATTAGGCTTAAAAACAAATACTTGGGTCTTTTTAACATTAAATATTGCAAAAACTGTTTTCTGGATATACGTTTTCTTAAAGCTAGTACAAGTTGTAATGCAAATCTATGCTCAATTTACAGAAAGAACACATGGTAGATTAGATGATCAATTGGTACCAATTTTAGACAGTTTTCTTACCGGGTTGGTTATTGTAGTTGGTCTTTTTAGGTTATTAGTTCTATTTGGAGTAGATGCATCAACAATGTTAGCAGGTGCAACAATAGGAGGTTTGGCATTTGCATTGGCTTCTCAAGATACGGTGAAAAACTTGATAGGAACTATCATGATTTTTCTAGATAAACCTTTTCATATTGAAGATTGGATTGAAGCAGGAGAAGTTGTAGGAACCGTAGAAAGAGTAGGTTTTAGATCTACACAAGTTCGTGCAGCAGATACTTCTTTGTATCAAATACCAAATAGTAAATTGTCTGAATTGGTAATTAATAATAAAGGCTTGCGTTTATTTAGACGTTATAATACCAATTTAGGTTTGCGTTATGACACGCCACCAGAGTTAATAGAAGCTTTTGTAAAAGGAGTTAGAGAGATAGTTATAGCACATCCAGAAACACGTTCAGATTCTTTTAATGTAGAATTTACAGGTTTTGGAGATTCTGCTTTACTCGTTATGGTAAATGTGTATTTTAAAAGTTTAGCTTGGGGCATTGAGCAGTCATCTAAACATAGATTGCATATTGCAATTGTAAAATTAGCCAAAGATTTAGGGGTAGATTTTGCTTTTCCATCAACAACGGTTACTATAGAACAGTTTCCTGAGAAAAAAGGATTGAATCTTAAATACAATATAGATAAAGAGAGAATTGATGCAGTTATTACAAAGGTTGTGACTGAATTTAATAGTGAAAATCCAATAATAACAGAATGAAAAGAATCTTAAAAATAGTTTTTCGTGTTTTTTTATTATTAATAATAGCAGTTGTTATTTTCCTTTTTTGGGCATCTTCTTCAACTTTAGAAGAAAATGAATATTCAAGGTTGATAAAAAATCAATATGAAAACACCATTGATAACGATTCTATTTTTAGCATTGTAACCTACAATATTGGTTATTTAAGTGGAATGACAAACAACCTTCCAATACCAAAATCAAAAGAATTATTTGATACTAATTTACAGAAAGTTTTAGCTGAAACAAAAGCTGTAAATCCAGATATTATTGCGTTTCAAGAAATAGATTATAAAGCTTCAAGAAGTTATGATGTAAATCAACAGAACGAAATAGCAAAACTAGGATTTAATTATGTTGCTGAAGCTGTAAATTGGGATGAAAGATATTTGCCTTTTCCTTATTGGCCAATAAGTATGCAGTTTGGGAAAGTAATTTCAGGACAATCTATTATTAGTAAATATCCGTTAAAAGAACACCAAAGAATTGTTTTAGATCGTGTTGAAGATACACCATTTTATAGAGATGTATTTTATTTAGAACGTTTAGCACAAGTTGTAAAAGTGGAGTTAAACGGACAGGAAATTGTGCTTATAAATATACATTTAGAAGCTTTTGATAAAGCGACAAGAGTAAAACAATTTGAAGAGGTTTTAGCAATTTTTAATACATATAAAGATGATTATCCAACAATATTATTAGGCGACTTTAATTCTAGAGCTAGAGATAAAGAAGCAATTATTCAAAAAATGTTTGCAAAGGAAGGTGTTGGAAATGCAGCTTTTAATTCTGTTAACCCTATAAATACTTTTGATACAAAAAATCCTTATGAACGAATAGATTATATCTTCTACACAAAAAATACGATAGCATATATCTCAGGAAAAGTATTAACTCAATTTGAACAAGCTTCAGATCATTTACCTGTAGAGATGAAGTTTAGATTAAAGTAAATTAGTTGTTTTTTGCTTCCTTAAAAATTTCATCAACAGCAATTAAATAGTTTTTCACATTAGATGCTTTCTTAATTTTTTTATAGGTTTTCTGAGGATTTGGAAAGCTTTGAGAAAAGTATTCCCAAAAACCAAGCATTTTCATTTTAATTGGTGTTGGCCCAGAAAGTGCAGCATCGTATTCGGTAAAAATACGGTCGTGAAAATCTTTAAATATTTCAAACCTATTTTTTGGATATTCAGTTGTATTGTTTTTAATCATTTGTGGTAAAAAAGGATCTGCAATGAGTCCTCTTCCAATCATCCAGTGATCTATTTTGGTAAAGCGTTCTTGTAGTTTTTTAAAAGCGGTAACAGAAGTAATATCGCCATTGTAATACATTTTATGCTTACTATTATCTAAACATTTTTGAAATGCTTCTAAATTAGTTCCTCCTTTGTACAATTGTTTTCCAATTCTTGCGTGAATTGCAATATTTTTTAAAGGATAATTATCTAAAATTGGTAAAACGTCTAAAATCTCTTCAGGATTGTCATAACCCATTCTCATTTTCATAGAAACAATAATGTCTGATTCATTATGAATTTTATGAAGAATACTATTTATTTTTTCAGAATCGCTAATTAACCCAGAGCCCATTCCTCTTTTTGTAACCATTGGATACGGACAACCTAAATTCCAATTCAGTTCTTTATACCCTAACTCTTGAACATATTTAGAAACGAATAAAAATTCATCGACATCATTTGTAATAATTTGCGGAATTACTTCTAATTCGGTGTTATTTTCTAAAATAATATCTTTCTGATAGGAATTTTTAATCACCATTTTTCCATTTAGCCGAATATAAGGCGAATAAAACGTGTCTATTCCACCAAAGAAATGGTTGAATGCGTTTCTAAATTTATAATCTGTAAAACCCTGTAAAGGAGAAGATAGTAATGTCTGGCTCATGAAAAATATTGTTACGCAAATATACCATAGTTTTTAGAGGATTTAGAAAAGATTATAGCGCATAAAAGCAAAACAAATTTAAATTGTTTAGGTCTGTTTAGAAGGTGTAAGTTTTATTTTAATTTGGAATTTCGTTATTGTGTTTGTATAAGAGCAGTAGCGGCTTAAAATACATTTACTTTTTGGTCACAATATATTTAATTAAGTACAAAACGGTTTGAATTTACATCCAAACCGCTATTGACTTTATATGTTGTTAGAGATAGTTTTTATTTCTTATTCCTCTGGTAATATGTTACTATACTAGCCTTAGCTAATGTGTTATTCCATAAGTAATATCCAACTACAGCAGGATTCGTACTTTCATTTAATCCAAGTTTGTCTGTTTTTAATGCGTAAACTGTAATTATATATTGATGTAAACCGTGACCTTCTGGAGGGCAAGGTCCACCATAACCATTCGCTCCATAATCTGTAATGCTTTGAATAGCGCCTTCAGGTGTTAGGTTTAGCGCTGTATTTCCAGCACCAGATACTAATTCTTTAGCGTTAACAGGAATATCAAATACTAGCCAATGCCACCATCCACTTCCTGTAGGTGCGTCTGGGTCATACATAGTTACTGCAAAGCTTTTAGTTCCTTCAGGTGCATTTTTCCAAGATAATTGTGGTGATTGATTTTCTCCAGTACAGCCAAAGCCATTAAACACCTCATTTATAGTAGCTTCTCCACCCAAATCATTACTTGACAAAGTAAACGTGTTTTGAGAAAATACTGTACTTGATAAGGTGATTAGTAACCCTATAATTAAATTTGATTTTTTCATAATGTTTGTTTTTTAGTTTGGGAACAAAATTAAGAGAGTTAGTAGTAAACCTTGTGTTTCATACAGTTCAAAAACTATTGATAAAAGTTCAATTTGATTGATACTGTTTTGGGGTGATTCCGTATTTCACCTTAAAAGCCTGAATAAAATTTGATAAATTTTCATATCCAATTTCCTCATAGATATCAGATGGTCTTTTTGATTTGTTTTTTAGTAAGAATGCAGAATGTTCAAGTCTTTTCTCTTGAAACCATTTGCTTGGTGAACTTTGAAAGTGTTTTTCAAATTCTCTTTTGAATGTTGATACACTCATGTTCGATAGAAATGAAAGTTCTTTTATAGTTAGTTTATTTAATTGGTTACTCTCTACTGTCTGAATAAACCTTTGACTGTGGTTGTCACTATTGTTAATTATAGAGTATAAAAATCCTACCCCTTTAAATTCAACGAGATATAACATTATTTCCTCAAACTTAGCATCTAAAATATTTCTTTGAATTGATGCTGAAAGTTTAGAAATATCTAAAAGACTATCTACAAATCTTTTTATAAATGAATCATAATTAAATGAATACGTAGAATACAGTTTGCTTGAGGTTGTTGGGTTAAGTTCAAATTTTCTTATGAATTTTAAAACGTCTTCGTTAGAGAAAAA is part of the Polaribacter sp. SA4-10 genome and harbors:
- a CDS encoding YbhB/YbcL family Raf kinase inhibitor-like protein, yielding MKKSNLIIGLLITLSSTVFSQNTFTLSSNDLGGEATINEVFNGFGCTGENQSPQLSWKNAPEGTKSFAVTMYDPDAPTGSGWWHWLVFDIPVNAKELVSGAGNTALNLTPEGAIQSITDYGANGYGGPCPPEGHGLHQYIITVYALKTDKLGLNESTNPAVVGYYLWNNTLAKASIVTYYQRNKK
- a CDS encoding AraC family transcriptional regulator produces the protein MKTITLPDELNLSSSKSIVIYDYESTKEISKQQVLLNKNTFSFLQEGKKEVFFDNSSFSIDNSQFLLMKSGHCLMTEKLSNIANYYRSILFFFSNEDVLKFIRKFELNPTTSSKLYSTYSFNYDSFIKRFVDSLLDISKLSASIQRNILDAKFEEIMLYLVEFKGVGFLYSIINNSDNHSQRFIQTVESNQLNKLTIKELSFLSNMSVSTFKREFEKHFQSSPSKWFQEKRLEHSAFLLKNKSKRPSDIYEEIGYENLSNFIQAFKVKYGITPKQYQSN
- a CDS encoding endonuclease/exonuclease/phosphatase family protein, whose translation is MKRILKIVFRVFLLLIIAVVIFLFWASSSTLEENEYSRLIKNQYENTIDNDSIFSIVTYNIGYLSGMTNNLPIPKSKELFDTNLQKVLAETKAVNPDIIAFQEIDYKASRSYDVNQQNEIAKLGFNYVAEAVNWDERYLPFPYWPISMQFGKVISGQSIISKYPLKEHQRIVLDRVEDTPFYRDVFYLERLAQVVKVELNGQEIVLINIHLEAFDKATRVKQFEEVLAIFNTYKDDYPTILLGDFNSRARDKEAIIQKMFAKEGVGNAAFNSVNPINTFDTKNPYERIDYIFYTKNTIAYISGKVLTQFEQASDHLPVEMKFRLK
- a CDS encoding tRNA-dihydrouridine synthase; this translates as MSQTLLSSPLQGFTDYKFRNAFNHFFGGIDTFYSPYIRLNGKMVIKNSYQKDIILENNTELEVIPQIITNDVDEFLFVSKYVQELGYKELNWNLGCPYPMVTKRGMGSGLISDSEKINSILHKIHNESDIIVSMKMRMGYDNPEEILDVLPILDNYPLKNIAIHARIGKQLYKGGTNLEAFQKCLDNSKHKMYYNGDITSVTAFKKLQERFTKIDHWMIGRGLIADPFLPQMIKNNTTEYPKNRFEIFKDFHDRIFTEYDAALSGPTPIKMKMLGFWEYFSQSFPNPQKTYKKIKKASNVKNYLIAVDEIFKEAKNN